Proteins encoded in a region of the Mucispirillum schaedleri ASF457 genome:
- a CDS encoding restriction endonuclease subunit M, producing the protein MELTCPIRGILNTNDKSKDGLHFSEEKIRIDCVIFLLSKGYPKECIKFETNVWDIGNSGRNHLRADIVVYETKASKKIHIIVETKRDTKDKEKAIENQLIPACTKQQCNYGIYFDGVSNALFTKSTNYKTEFSLVKLPNYGYNFNTTPLVWNNLIPIDNINALISIFDQLLHNIGKTKEEKYKELFKIILCKYYDEKQNEGSNKYLTFQHSNNTVKQIEKLYEDAKKFYSKLTLSKTIKISNEILIRIVILLQEYSLLKSQQDILQTLFMRFAQSTLKTELDQFYTPITIVDFIVTLLDISNMKKIIDPAGGSGDFLVGCLKKNHKISQNIYYWDSSSKAVEVAHLNMIISGDGRTNINMHDSIEKYNIDNDMFDIVITNPPFGSKTIFTGSDEVCEKYDLYNQYGYKQLGKLFIERALNLLIDGGILCIILPHGYMTNPQDDKNLRQFIVSKARIIAYISLPEGTFKGAETGVKVGILILQKDKNIPKKYNIFTDVAINIGFNYKSKKLEKIYKKNYNNGHYLLDDNNNKIILSDLDDIAKKFKNFAFDNSLVGFEKEKNNASYNYIPYNKIKSEDFVIRPEMNIPSYLDIVKQIKSKDFYTLNDCIVTNKKSINKIDNASIYSYIDITNMSNGDYSLNNKLYGWDLPNRAKLSAKKNDIFISKLKGSIDKFCMILHDETINTIITNGCYKISISDEAKRLSFYKFLFSNQYLIQMEALATGSIMLDVKEKDIKTMLFFPKLSRKELDEMKELVKYQEKFIKLKYGL; encoded by the coding sequence ATGGAACTGACTTGTCCTATTCGTGGGATACTAAATACCAATGATAAATCAAAAGATGGTTTACATTTTTCAGAAGAAAAAATACGAATTGATTGTGTTATTTTTTTGCTATCAAAGGGGTATCCTAAGGAATGTATAAAATTTGAAACAAATGTTTGGGATATAGGAAATAGTGGCAGAAACCATTTAAGAGCTGATATTGTCGTTTATGAAACAAAAGCTTCAAAGAAAATTCATATTATTGTAGAGACTAAAAGAGATACAAAAGATAAAGAAAAAGCTATTGAAAATCAGTTAATCCCTGCGTGTACAAAGCAACAGTGCAATTATGGAATTTATTTTGATGGTGTCAGTAATGCTCTATTTACTAAAAGCACTAATTATAAAACCGAGTTTTCTTTAGTCAAATTACCAAATTATGGCTATAATTTTAATACTACACCATTAGTGTGGAATAATCTTATACCTATTGATAATATTAATGCATTGATTAGTATTTTTGATCAATTATTGCATAATATAGGAAAAACAAAAGAAGAAAAATATAAAGAATTATTTAAAATAATACTATGCAAATATTATGACGAAAAGCAAAATGAAGGTAGTAATAAATATTTAACATTCCAACACTCCAATAATACTGTAAAGCAAATAGAAAAGCTATATGAAGATGCTAAAAAATTTTATTCAAAACTTACTTTATCTAAAACTATTAAGATTTCTAATGAAATATTAATTAGAATTGTTATTTTATTGCAAGAGTACTCATTATTAAAAAGTCAACAGGATATTTTGCAAACATTATTTATGAGATTTGCACAATCTACATTAAAAACAGAACTTGACCAGTTTTATACACCAATTACAATAGTAGATTTTATTGTAACTCTATTAGACATATCAAATATGAAAAAAATAATTGATCCTGCAGGTGGCAGTGGAGATTTTCTTGTAGGTTGTTTGAAAAAAAATCACAAAATATCACAAAATATATATTATTGGGATTCTAGCTCAAAAGCAGTAGAGGTTGCCCATCTTAATATGATAATTAGTGGAGATGGTAGAACAAATATCAATATGCATGATTCTATTGAAAAATATAATATAGATAATGATATGTTTGATATCGTTATTACAAACCCTCCATTTGGGTCAAAAACCATTTTTACTGGTTCTGATGAAGTGTGTGAAAAATATGATTTATATAATCAATATGGATATAAACAACTAGGAAAATTATTTATTGAAAGAGCATTAAATCTATTAATTGACGGTGGTATTTTATGTATTATATTACCACATGGATATATGACAAATCCACAAGACGATAAGAATTTAAGACAATTTATTGTTTCCAAAGCTCGAATTATAGCATATATTTCACTTCCAGAGGGAACATTTAAAGGTGCAGAGACAGGTGTTAAAGTTGGCATTTTAATACTACAAAAAGATAAGAATATACCAAAAAAATATAATATATTTACAGATGTTGCAATAAATATTGGCTTTAACTATAAATCAAAAAAATTGGAAAAAATATATAAGAAAAATTATAATAATGGACACTATCTATTAGATGATAATAATAATAAAATAATTCTTTCTGACCTAGATGATATTGCAAAAAAATTCAAGAATTTTGCCTTTGACAATTCATTAGTTGGTTTTGAAAAAGAAAAAAACAATGCTTCATACAATTATATACCTTATAATAAAATCAAATCTGAAGATTTTGTTATTCGTCCAGAAATGAATATACCTTCCTACCTTGATATTGTCAAACAAATAAAAAGTAAAGATTTTTATACATTGAATGATTGTATTGTTACTAACAAAAAGAGTATTAATAAAATAGACAATGCATCAATATATAGTTATATTGATATTACAAATATGTCTAATGGAGACTATTCTTTAAATAATAAACTATATGGTTGGGATTTACCTAATAGAGCAAAGCTATCTGCCAAAAAAAATGATATATTTATAAGTAAACTTAAAGGAAGTATTGATAAATTTTGTATGATTTTACATGATGAAACAATTAATACCATCATTACAAACGGATGCTATAAAATTAGTATTAGTGATGAAGCAAAAAGGCTGTCTTTTTATAAATTTCTTTTTTCTAATCAATATCTTATTCAAATGGAAGCCCTTGCTACAGGAAGTATTATGTTGGATGTGAAAGAAAAAGATATCAAAACAATGTTGTTTTTTCCAAAGTTATCAAGAAAAGAATTAGATGAAATGAAAGAGTTAGTTAAATATCAGGAAAAATTCATAAAGCTAAAATATGGTTTGTAA